The Nostoc sp. 'Lobaria pulmonaria (5183) cyanobiont' genome window below encodes:
- a CDS encoding type II toxin-antitoxin system VapC family toxin, producing MRALLDTHAFIWWVTNDPQLSANARNVIADSDNILFLSVVSAWEIVIKNKLGKLTLPEPVEEYIPSRLAINRFESLPIQMSHVLQVASLPSIHRDPFDRILIAQSQVENLPIVTIDQKITQYLVQTIW from the coding sequence ATGAGAGCTTTACTGGATACCCATGCATTCATTTGGTGGGTAACAAATGACCCTCAGTTATCTGCTAATGCTCGTAATGTAATTGCTGATTCAGATAACATCCTATTTTTGAGCGTGGTAAGTGCATGGGAAATTGTCATCAAAAATAAATTAGGGAAACTGACTTTACCTGAACCTGTAGAAGAGTATATTCCAAGTCGTCTGGCGATCAATCGCTTTGAAAGTTTACCTATTCAAATGAGCCATGTTTTGCAAGTTGCTAGTTTACCAAGTATCCACCGAGATCCATTTGATCGGATTTTGATTGCCCAAAGCCAAGTAGAGAATTTGCCAATTGTGACAATTGATCAGAAAATTACACAATATCTTGTTCAAACGATATGGTGA
- a CDS encoding DUF1877 family protein, whose amino-acid sequence MDKAWHVIHFLLTKDSSWQACHLPFLICENSDWDGLPLVNAVMGGTPIEENDRDFTAVRYLTNREVKQIAEALPKITEAGFQERLNQAVRLNPDIYKSTVWLEDNLLEDLTAIKQEIIEYYQDAADKENAMLLYLS is encoded by the coding sequence ATTGATAAAGCTTGGCACGTTATCCACTTTTTATTAACTAAAGATTCATCTTGGCAGGCGTGTCACCTACCTTTTTTAATTTGCGAAAACTCAGATTGGGACGGTTTACCCTTAGTAAATGCTGTTATGGGAGGAACCCCAATAGAAGAGAATGATAGAGATTTTACTGCTGTCAGATACTTAACAAATCGTGAAGTCAAGCAAATTGCAGAAGCTTTACCCAAGATTACAGAAGCAGGTTTTCAAGAAAGATTGAATCAAGCTGTTAGATTGAATCCTGATATATATAAATCTACAGTCTGGTTAGAAGATAATCTATTAGAAGACTTAACGGCTATCAAGCAGGAAATTATAGAGTATTATCAAGATGCTGCTGACAAAGAAAATGCTATGTTGCTATATCTCAGTTAA
- a CDS encoding type II toxin-antitoxin system Phd/YefM family antitoxin, with protein MTITVNVAQATAKFSELLSQVLLGEEVVIAEQGIPVARLVAFTNISSPRIPGLDKGKVFIAPDFNEPLPEEILSDFESSNLV; from the coding sequence ATGACTATTACTGTCAACGTTGCCCAAGCAACTGCCAAATTTAGTGAACTTCTGAGTCAGGTATTGCTTGGTGAAGAAGTCGTGATTGCTGAACAGGGGATTCCAGTTGCACGTCTAGTCGCCTTTACGAATATCAGTTCTCCTCGCATTCCAGGCTTAGATAAAGGTAAAGTGTTTATTGCACCAGATTTCAACGAGCCTTTACCAGAAGAAATCTTGAGTGATTTTGAAAGTTCTAACCTCGTTTAG
- a CDS encoding ABC transporter permease: MNNLNFFSDYLIATLRLAVPLAFAALGGLYSERSGVLNIALEGMLLTGAFTSAVATFYTGNPWLGILASLIAGGLVGLLHAVLCVTLRVDQLVSGLAINLVAAGLTSFLARLVFSGSSTQQLPGIGVIMIPGLANIPLMGPLLFQSDILVYLLFILVILTTYILFKTSFGLTLRAVGESPKAADTAGISVPFVRYIAVVTSGTLASLGGAYLTLVQVRFFAEGMSAGKGFIAIAALIFGRWHPIGSALACLLFGATEALQLRIQALGANIPYQFLVMLPYAIALLALVGLMGKSTPPKALGTPYFGENHHSD; encoded by the coding sequence ATGAATAATCTCAACTTCTTCTCCGATTACTTAATAGCTACCTTACGTCTAGCCGTCCCCTTAGCATTTGCAGCCCTTGGAGGATTGTACTCGGAACGATCGGGGGTGTTAAATATCGCCTTAGAAGGAATGTTGCTTACAGGTGCTTTTACTAGCGCTGTGGCTACTTTCTACACTGGTAATCCCTGGCTTGGTATCCTTGCATCCTTGATTGCTGGGGGATTAGTCGGACTACTCCATGCTGTTTTGTGTGTAACTTTGCGTGTCGATCAATTGGTATCTGGGCTAGCAATTAATCTTGTCGCAGCTGGATTAACATCGTTTTTGGCTCGGTTAGTGTTTAGTGGCAGTAGTACACAGCAGTTACCTGGAATCGGGGTAATTATGATTCCTGGTTTAGCTAATATTCCTCTGATGGGGCCGCTACTATTTCAGTCAGATATTTTAGTATATTTATTATTTATCTTAGTGATTTTAACTACATACATTTTATTTAAAACGAGCTTTGGATTGACATTGCGGGCAGTGGGAGAATCTCCGAAAGCTGCTGACACGGCTGGAATTTCCGTACCATTTGTTCGTTATATCGCTGTGGTGACTAGTGGCACTCTTGCGAGTTTAGGAGGTGCTTATTTAACTTTGGTACAGGTAAGATTTTTTGCCGAAGGGATGAGTGCTGGTAAAGGATTTATTGCGATCGCAGCATTAATTTTTGGCAGATGGCATCCTATAGGTAGTGCTTTAGCTTGTTTGCTGTTTGGGGCTACAGAAGCTTTACAACTACGAATTCAGGCATTAGGGGCAAATATCCCTTACCAATTTTTAGTCATGCTACCTTATGCGATCGCTTTATTAGCATTGGTGGGATTAATGGGGAAATCTACACCCCCGAAAGCTTTAGGTACTCCCTACTTTGGAGAAAATCACCACTCAGACTAA
- a CDS encoding ABC transporter permease, with amino-acid sequence MIANKRFQLLLPILSPLIAIACALIVGAILMLIAGANPITAYSILFQESLSTYFGFGNTLTKMTPLLFASLGVLVALRAGQFNIGGEGQIYLGALGSTLIGLYVQGLPAVIHIPLALLAGFFFGAVWGWIPGYLKAMRGVNEVITTLLLNYIAVNLVSYLVQNPLMATGAPSPYSPLIAKTSRLPIILPQSLAHAGILFGLIAAGILWVLLVRSPLGYQITAVGFNPIAARYAHISVERTIMLVMATAGGLAGLAGSCEVMGLKYRLFEQVSPGYGFDAIAIAFLSRGSVVGVILTSLFFAALRSGANVMQRSAGVPVTVVYAIQGFMVLFIAISFAVEREIRVKTQRSAKV; translated from the coding sequence ATGATTGCAAATAAACGCTTTCAACTCCTGCTGCCCATACTATCACCGCTAATTGCGATCGCCTGTGCCCTCATCGTCGGTGCTATCCTGATGCTAATTGCTGGGGCAAATCCCATCACCGCATACAGCATTTTATTTCAAGAATCTCTCTCTACCTACTTTGGATTTGGTAACACCCTCACCAAAATGACACCGCTATTGTTCGCTAGTTTAGGCGTGTTAGTAGCATTGCGGGCTGGGCAATTTAATATCGGTGGAGAAGGACAAATTTATCTGGGTGCGTTGGGAAGTACTTTAATTGGGTTATACGTGCAAGGATTACCTGCGGTGATTCATATCCCCTTAGCACTTTTAGCAGGATTTTTCTTTGGTGCAGTTTGGGGTTGGATTCCTGGTTATCTCAAAGCAATGCGCGGAGTGAATGAGGTAATTACTACATTGTTGCTCAACTATATCGCCGTGAATTTAGTTAGCTACCTCGTACAAAATCCATTAATGGCAACAGGTGCGCCTAGTCCTTATTCGCCATTAATTGCTAAAACATCCCGCTTGCCGATTATATTACCACAAAGCCTCGCTCATGCTGGTATTTTATTCGGTTTAATTGCCGCAGGTATTTTATGGGTATTGTTAGTGCGATCGCCTCTAGGTTATCAAATTACGGCAGTGGGATTTAACCCGATTGCCGCCCGTTATGCCCACATATCTGTTGAACGTACCATTATGCTGGTAATGGCTACTGCGGGTGGTTTAGCTGGGTTAGCTGGAAGTTGTGAGGTGATGGGGTTGAAATATCGGCTATTTGAACAAGTTTCACCAGGTTACGGATTTGATGCCATTGCGATCGCTTTCTTAAGTCGTGGTAGTGTTGTCGGTGTAATATTGACTTCTTTGTTTTTTGCAGCCCTTCGCAGTGGTGCGAATGTGATGCAGCGTAGTGCAGGTGTGCCGGTAACTGTAGTTTACGCGATTCAAGGGTTTATGGTGTTATTTATTGCTATCAGTTTCGCAGTCGAAAGAGAGATCAGAGTCAAAACCCAGAGAAGCGCCAAAGTTTAA
- a CDS encoding ABC transporter ATP-binding protein, whose product MNYLRLNNITKRFGSFIANDNINLAVASGTIHAILGENGAGKSTLMNIISGLYQPDAGEIYLQEQLIKITSPNEAIKLGIGMIHQHFMLVPQLTVTENIILGTEKTWRLNLQYKQQEIAALSQAYGLEIDPTAKVENLSVGAQQRVEILKVLYRRARLLILDEPTAVLTPPEVESLIAILRQLAAAGNTIIFISHKLEEVMNLCDSVTVLRQGKVVATISTEAATPQQLATLMVGREVALQLNKRGTLPGEIILSVQNLQVADERNILAVNNVSFELRAGEILGIAGVDGNGQRELADAIALLRTIKQGKIEFTPKHSLVGYIPHDRQTMGLVLQFSIAQNLILKVFKYLPFCRRFLLQQEAIANRAQAAMQEFDIRANGIDIKVSQLSGGNQQKVVLARELAQTPALIIAMQPTRGLDVGATVAVQSRILTERDRGAAILYISTELEEVMTMSDRIAVIYRGEFVAILDAATAKVEEIGLLMAGGFN is encoded by the coding sequence ATGAACTATTTACGCTTAAACAATATTACCAAACGCTTTGGGTCTTTTATTGCTAACGACAATATCAATCTCGCTGTTGCATCTGGAACTATTCATGCAATACTAGGCGAAAATGGTGCAGGGAAGAGTACTTTAATGAATATTATTAGTGGACTCTATCAACCTGATGCTGGTGAGATTTATCTCCAAGAGCAACTAATAAAAATTACCTCACCAAATGAGGCAATTAAATTAGGTATTGGCATGATTCACCAACACTTCATGCTTGTGCCTCAATTAACTGTTACAGAAAATATCATCTTAGGGACGGAGAAAACTTGGCGGCTAAATTTACAATATAAACAGCAAGAAATTGCTGCTTTATCCCAAGCTTATGGATTAGAAATTGACCCCACTGCCAAAGTTGAAAATTTATCTGTTGGGGCACAACAACGGGTAGAAATTCTCAAAGTTCTCTACCGTCGAGCAAGGTTGTTGATTCTTGATGAACCTACAGCAGTTTTGACACCGCCAGAAGTAGAATCATTAATTGCTATCTTGCGCCAATTGGCAGCCGCAGGCAATACAATCATTTTTATCAGTCATAAATTAGAAGAGGTAATGAATCTCTGTGATTCAGTAACAGTTTTGCGCCAGGGAAAGGTAGTAGCAACAATATCAACTGAAGCGGCGACACCTCAGCAGTTAGCAACATTGATGGTAGGACGAGAGGTAGCTTTACAGTTAAATAAACGTGGTACGTTACCAGGAGAAATCATCCTGTCGGTGCAAAATTTGCAAGTTGCTGATGAAAGAAATATTCTTGCTGTAAATAACGTATCTTTTGAACTGCGGGCGGGAGAAATTTTAGGAATTGCTGGTGTTGATGGCAATGGACAACGAGAATTAGCTGATGCCATTGCTCTTTTGCGGACTATTAAGCAGGGTAAAATTGAGTTTACGCCCAAGCATTCTTTAGTGGGCTACATCCCACACGATAGGCAAACAATGGGATTGGTGTTGCAATTTAGCATCGCCCAAAACTTGATTTTAAAGGTTTTTAAATATCTGCCATTTTGTCGCCGTTTTTTGTTACAACAAGAAGCGATCGCTAATCGTGCCCAAGCTGCAATGCAAGAATTTGACATTCGGGCGAATGGGATTGATATCAAGGTAAGTCAGCTTTCGGGAGGAAATCAACAAAAAGTGGTGTTAGCGCGAGAACTGGCGCAAACACCAGCTTTAATTATCGCCATGCAACCTACAAGGGGGTTAGATGTCGGGGCGACAGTAGCCGTCCAGTCGCGAATATTAACAGAACGCGATCGCGGTGCCGCAATTTTGTATATTTCTACTGAGTTAGAAGAAGTGATGACAATGAGCGATCGCATTGCCGTAATCTATAGAGGTGAGTTTGTGGCTATTTTAGATGCAGCCACGGCGAAGGTGGAAGAGATTGGTTTATTGATGGCTGGGGGATTTAATTAA
- a CDS encoding BMP family protein, whose product MTTNFSRREFILLGSAGFGTSLLLQACSNKPTTPTATGGTEGFKIAIALPGMITDKGWNQSGYEGINLAKQKLGAQTAYVEKVAQADQTEVLTDFARKGYNLIFAHGGQFDAAIEQVASQFPNTFFVGVNGNLKAENIASLRIDHLQASYLCGIIAASVTKSNKLAYIAGEKFPATEGELRGFELGAKSVKPNIQITSTFTGDWNDVAKAKEATLALISSGADVIYQWLDAASAAVLQTAGEKGVYAFGNTKDQLDVAPKAVLTSAVKRLDLAIVYIAELAKQKQIKGQIYTIGLERTDILFLGKFGAIIPEAVKQKVLNANQEIVSKKIVFEDCKEAGKDTRCVKEATT is encoded by the coding sequence ATGACAACAAACTTTAGTCGGCGTGAATTTATCTTGCTCGGTTCAGCAGGGTTTGGTACTAGTTTACTGCTGCAAGCTTGCAGTAATAAGCCGACGACACCAACAGCAACGGGTGGTACTGAAGGGTTTAAAATAGCGATCGCTCTCCCTGGAATGATTACCGACAAAGGCTGGAATCAATCTGGTTATGAAGGAATCAATCTAGCAAAACAAAAGCTAGGTGCCCAAACCGCCTATGTTGAAAAAGTAGCACAAGCAGATCAAACAGAAGTATTAACAGATTTTGCTCGTAAAGGCTACAATCTTATCTTCGCGCATGGTGGACAATTTGATGCCGCAATAGAACAAGTTGCCTCACAGTTTCCCAACACATTTTTTGTGGGAGTAAATGGTAATCTCAAGGCTGAGAATATTGCTTCTTTACGAATAGATCACCTACAAGCTAGTTATTTGTGTGGCATTATCGCTGCTTCTGTCACTAAATCTAATAAATTAGCTTATATTGCTGGAGAGAAGTTTCCCGCTACCGAGGGAGAACTGCGGGGATTTGAATTAGGAGCAAAGTCTGTTAAACCAAATATCCAAATTACTTCTACTTTTACAGGTGATTGGAATGATGTTGCCAAAGCCAAGGAAGCGACTCTGGCATTAATTTCTTCCGGGGCTGATGTCATCTATCAATGGTTAGATGCTGCTTCAGCCGCAGTCTTACAAACAGCAGGTGAAAAAGGAGTATATGCTTTTGGCAACACTAAGGATCAATTAGACGTTGCACCAAAAGCTGTCTTAACCAGCGCTGTCAAACGCTTAGATTTAGCCATAGTTTATATAGCAGAATTAGCCAAACAAAAACAAATCAAAGGACAAATATATACAATTGGGCTAGAAAGAACAGATATATTATTTTTAGGGAAATTTGGGGCAATCATACCGGAAGCAGTTAAGCAAAAGGTATTGAATGCAAACCAAGAAATTGTTAGTAAAAAAATCGTTTTTGAAGACTGCAAAGAGGCTGGTAAGGATACGCGCTGCGTGAAGGAAGCAACAACATAG
- a CDS encoding DUF1824 family protein: MSTPNYQNLTTEEAKKLLNKFNCLDIAPILNSSEKAVIRNALILLTKLTDYQILGICADTAEEGILAMKTYSLALGYEPPNNLLTPEGPVYIKLNGKNGLCYLDSYDGHHRGVLVSCQSYNEDGINEMYGHLPLDLFV, from the coding sequence ATGTCAACCCCCAATTATCAAAATCTCACCACCGAAGAAGCGAAAAAATTACTGAACAAATTCAACTGTTTAGACATTGCCCCTATCCTCAACTCATCAGAAAAAGCAGTAATTCGTAATGCCTTAATTTTGCTCACCAAGCTTACTGATTACCAAATTTTAGGAATTTGTGCTGATACAGCAGAAGAAGGAATATTGGCGATGAAAACCTATTCTCTGGCTTTGGGTTATGAACCGCCAAATAATTTACTTACACCCGAAGGCCCAGTTTATATCAAACTAAATGGTAAAAATGGCTTGTGTTATCTCGATTCCTATGATGGACATCATCGTGGTGTATTAGTATCTTGCCAGTCTTATAACGAAGATGGAATCAACGAAATGTATGGACACCTTCCCTTGGACTTATTTGTATAG
- a CDS encoding DUF433 domain-containing protein, with translation MTTITDIGTLINHNSEIHGGCPIIAGTGVTVRRIAICYKQGYSAEEIADQISPLTLAQVYAALAYYHANRDQIDADIAVEADEAERLEKLHKTQKLS, from the coding sequence TTGACAACTATTACCGATATTGGCACACTGATTAACCATAATTCTGAAATACACGGCGGTTGTCCGATTATTGCTGGTACAGGGGTGACAGTCAGGCGCATAGCAATCTGCTACAAACAAGGTTATAGCGCCGAAGAGATTGCAGATCAAATTAGTCCTCTGACCTTAGCGCAGGTTTATGCAGCTTTAGCTTATTATCATGCTAACCGCGACCAAATTGACGCTGACATTGCAGTAGAAGCAGATGAGGCTGAGAGATTAGAGAAACTACATAAAACTCAAAAACTTTCATGA
- a CDS encoding prohibitin family protein, protein MKNQQLGNWQTTVFGIVLAILVIIGLNSFIIINPGQAGVISILGKARDGALLEGIHLKPPFITVIDVYDLTVQKFEVPAESSTKDLQNLSARFAINFRLDPIKVVEVRRKQGTLANIVSKIIAPQTQEAFKIAAARRTVEEAITKRSELKEDFDNALGDRLDKYGIIVLDTSVVDLAFSPEFARAVEEKQIAEQRAQRAVYVAREAEQEAQADVNRAKGRAEAQRLLAETLKAQGGQLVLQKEAIEAWKTGGAQMPKVLVMGSDSKNGVPFIFNLGNVQNQP, encoded by the coding sequence TTGAAAAATCAGCAATTGGGTAATTGGCAAACCACAGTTTTCGGAATTGTGTTAGCAATACTAGTGATTATCGGGCTAAATTCCTTTATCATTATTAACCCAGGACAAGCAGGAGTAATCAGCATCTTGGGTAAAGCGAGAGATGGCGCTTTATTGGAAGGTATTCACTTAAAACCGCCTTTTATCACCGTGATAGATGTGTATGATTTGACGGTGCAAAAATTTGAAGTACCAGCGGAGAGTTCCACTAAAGATTTGCAAAATTTATCTGCAAGATTTGCAATTAACTTTCGCCTCGATCCGATTAAGGTAGTTGAAGTTAGAAGGAAACAAGGAACATTAGCGAATATTGTATCAAAAATCATTGCGCCCCAAACACAAGAAGCATTTAAAATTGCCGCAGCTAGAAGAACAGTAGAAGAAGCGATTACCAAAAGAAGTGAATTGAAAGAAGACTTTGATAATGCCTTAGGCGATCGCTTAGACAAATATGGGATAATTGTGTTAGATACTAGCGTAGTTGATTTAGCATTCTCACCAGAATTTGCCAGAGCAGTCGAAGAAAAACAAATTGCTGAACAACGGGCGCAAAGAGCCGTTTATGTAGCACGTGAAGCAGAACAAGAAGCACAAGCAGATGTGAATCGCGCCAAAGGTAGGGCAGAAGCTCAAAGACTCTTAGCAGAGACACTCAAAGCCCAAGGAGGGCAGTTAGTTCTGCAAAAAGAAGCAATTGAAGCTTGGAAGACTGGCGGCGCTCAGATGCCTAAAGTCCTGGTTATGGGTAGTGACTCCAAAAATGGCGTACCCTTCATATTCAACCTTGGGAATGTCCAAAATCAACCGTAA
- a CDS encoding ATP-binding cassette domain-containing protein: MPQNNQTAVEFRDVTFSRNHRPLVSNLNFTIRQGEALVLLGRSGSGKTTTMKLINRLFTPTQGEVLFDGIPTTQWDEIKLRRKIGYVIQEIGLFPHFTVERNVGLVPSLEGWQSKQIKTRVYELLQLVGLEPAQFAGRYPHELSGGQRQRVGVARALAADPPVLLMDEPFGALDPITRLELQQEFRHLQQELGKTVVFVTHDIQEAFVLASRIGLMSGGELVVLGTRDEFMRSQHPESLAFLQCLRSLQDTL, encoded by the coding sequence ATGCCGCAAAATAACCAAACTGCCGTTGAATTCCGCGATGTCACCTTTAGCCGCAACCATCGCCCATTGGTGTCAAATCTCAATTTCACCATCCGCCAAGGAGAAGCACTGGTATTACTTGGGCGCAGTGGTAGCGGCAAAACCACGACAATGAAGTTAATTAATCGCCTATTTACACCTACACAAGGCGAAGTTTTATTTGATGGCATTCCCACAACTCAATGGGATGAAATTAAACTGCGGCGAAAAATTGGTTACGTCATTCAAGAAATTGGTTTATTTCCCCATTTCACTGTCGAACGCAATGTCGGTTTAGTCCCATCTTTAGAAGGTTGGCAATCTAAACAAATAAAAACGCGGGTTTATGAATTGTTGCAATTGGTGGGTTTAGAACCAGCACAGTTCGCCGGACGTTACCCGCACGAACTTTCGGGAGGACAAAGGCAAAGAGTCGGGGTAGCCAGGGCTTTAGCAGCAGATCCGCCAGTGTTGTTGATGGATGAACCCTTTGGCGCACTCGATCCAATTACGCGGCTAGAACTGCAACAAGAGTTTCGGCATTTGCAGCAAGAATTAGGCAAAACTGTTGTGTTTGTCACCCACGATATTCAAGAAGCCTTTGTGTTGGCATCGAGAATTGGTTTAATGTCTGGCGGAGAATTGGTAGTATTGGGGACGAGAGATGAATTTATGCGATCGCAACATCCAGAAAGCCTTGCCTTTCTGCAATGTCTGCGTTCCCTACAAGATACTTTATGA
- a CDS encoding type II toxin-antitoxin system RelE/ParE family toxin, which translates to MRALVWDSSFKRAFKRVIRKNPRLEEAIFEVLELLITDPFTPTLKSHKLKGDLAGLWACWVEYDCRIIYTFQPNPDDDEDTIVLIDIGTHDEVY; encoded by the coding sequence ATGAGAGCTCTTGTTTGGGATAGTAGCTTTAAGCGTGCTTTTAAACGAGTTATTCGTAAAAATCCTCGCTTAGAAGAAGCAATTTTTGAAGTTTTAGAATTACTTATAACCGATCCATTTACACCTACTTTAAAATCACATAAGTTAAAAGGTGATTTAGCGGGTTTGTGGGCTTGTTGGGTCGAGTATGATTGCCGTATTATCTACACGTTTCAGCCCAATCCTGATGACGATGAAGATACGATCGTGCTAATCGATATTGGCACTCATGATGAGGTTTATTGA
- a CDS encoding ABC-F family ATP-binding cassette domain-containing protein: MSIITLQSVKKDFGIKEILKDASFSLDATDKVGLIGTNGSGKSTILKMIAGLESIDSGQILINSGSKIIYLPQQPDLDENHTVLEQVFADSGEHTTLVREYEELSDKLVHYPDDSQLMSRLSVVMQRMDTTGAWELETNAKIILTKLGISDFDAKISTLSGGYRKRIALASALLSEPDVLLMDEPTNHLDALSVEWLQSYLNRYRGALFLITHDRYFLDRVTNRIVEIDRGDIYTYTGNYSYYLEKKALAEESAVSTQRKHQGLLRRELEWLKKGPKARSTKQKARIDRAHALRDTEFKQVQGKVDISTVGRRIGKKVIELDNISKAYNGRTLINNFTYEFSPEDRIGIIGANGAGKSTLMDIITGQIKPDSGIADIGTTIHIGYFDQHSEELLTALNENQRVIDYIKEEGEFIKISDGTQITASQMLERFLFPGNQQYAPISKLSGGEKRRLFLLRVLMSAPNVLILDEPTNDLDVQTLAVLEDYLEDFVGCVIVVSHDRYFLDRTIDTVFSFEEGGNLRQYPGNYSIYLDYKKAEEAQQQAANTKEKPKNVEVQNGAVSPKDVENTKRRRLSNWEKKEFEQLEGKIAQLEAEKAETEKTLANVSPGNYSQVQKLYDHVEKLKHAIDVATERWLELAEMES, translated from the coding sequence ATGAGTATTATTACACTACAATCAGTAAAAAAGGACTTTGGCATCAAGGAAATTTTAAAAGATGCTAGCTTTAGCCTTGATGCTACCGATAAAGTTGGATTAATTGGTACTAATGGTTCTGGTAAATCAACCATATTAAAAATGATCGCCGGGTTAGAATCCATTGATAGCGGTCAAATTTTAATCAACTCTGGTTCTAAAATAATCTACTTACCCCAACAGCCAGATTTAGATGAAAATCACACAGTTTTAGAGCAAGTTTTCGCTGATAGTGGTGAACATACGACTTTAGTACGCGAGTATGAAGAACTTTCTGATAAATTGGTTCACTATCCAGATGATAGTCAACTGATGTCTCGCCTTTCTGTCGTGATGCAACGGATGGATACGACTGGTGCTTGGGAATTAGAAACTAATGCCAAAATCATCCTCACAAAATTAGGAATTTCTGACTTTGATGCCAAGATAAGTACTTTATCTGGAGGCTATCGCAAGCGCATTGCTTTAGCATCGGCTTTGCTATCAGAACCAGATGTTTTGCTCATGGATGAACCGACAAACCATTTAGATGCTCTTTCTGTAGAATGGTTACAAAGTTATTTAAATCGCTATCGCGGCGCACTTTTTCTGATTACCCACGATCGCTACTTTCTAGATCGTGTCACCAATCGGATCGTGGAAATTGACCGAGGCGACATTTACACCTATACAGGTAACTATTCATATTACCTCGAAAAGAAAGCTTTAGCTGAAGAATCTGCCGTCAGTACTCAACGGAAACATCAAGGCTTATTGCGGCGCGAGTTGGAATGGCTCAAAAAAGGGCCGAAAGCCAGAAGTACCAAGCAAAAAGCTAGAATTGACCGCGCTCATGCTTTGCGGGATACTGAATTTAAACAAGTTCAGGGTAAAGTTGATATTTCTACAGTTGGTCGTCGCATTGGTAAAAAAGTTATTGAATTAGATAACATTTCTAAAGCATACAATGGACGCACTCTGATTAATAATTTCACCTACGAATTTAGTCCAGAAGACCGCATCGGCATTATTGGCGCTAATGGTGCTGGGAAATCCACTTTAATGGATATTATTACTGGTCAGATTAAGCCAGATTCAGGTATTGCAGATATTGGTACTACAATTCACATCGGTTATTTTGACCAGCATTCGGAAGAATTGCTTACAGCTTTAAACGAAAATCAGCGCGTGATTGACTACATCAAAGAAGAAGGAGAATTTATCAAAATTAGCGATGGTACTCAAATTACTGCTTCGCAAATGTTAGAGCGGTTTTTGTTTCCTGGTAATCAACAGTATGCGCCAATTAGTAAACTTTCGGGTGGTGAAAAACGCCGTTTATTTCTGTTGCGGGTTTTGATGAGTGCGCCCAACGTCTTGATTTTAGATGAACCGACAAATGATTTAGATGTTCAGACCTTGGCAGTATTAGAGGATTATTTAGAAGATTTTGTCGGGTGTGTAATTGTAGTTTCTCACGATCGCTACTTTCTCGATCGCACCATCGACACAGTATTTTCCTTTGAGGAAGGCGGTAATCTCCGGCAATATCCAGGTAATTACTCGATTTATCTGGACTATAAAAAGGCTGAAGAAGCACAGCAACAAGCTGCTAACACTAAGGAGAAGCCCAAAAATGTCGAAGTCCAAAATGGTGCGGTTTCACCCAAAGATGTAGAGAATACCAAGCGGCGCAGGTTATCGAATTGGGAAAAGAAAGAATTTGAGCAGTTGGAAGGTAAAATTGCCCAGTTAGAGGCTGAAAAAGCAGAAACTGAGAAAACACTGGCGAATGTCTCACCGGGGAATTATAGCCAAGTGCAGAAACTGTATGATCATGTGGAAAAGCTCAAGCACGCGATCGATGTGGCGACTGAACGCTGGTTAGAATTGGCGGAGATGGAGTCTTAG